In a genomic window of Methanosarcina horonobensis HB-1 = JCM 15518:
- a CDS encoding Cas10/Cmr2 second palm domain-containing protein codes for MGYIGGGNALLFLNDQEKAKDLAKEWSKELLINTPGLNPNIAICAIDDGYLNNKDKFPDIITKIFKQLTENKLKYQPQTTLPRHGITAECNRTGLSAECLDKTMKDKKVYISSVARAKLAVADAATDKLHEDFKKVLKQIYKFPKEFEELGQCDDDSHIAIVHIDGNSMGSAFKSCKTLREIRNLSKSVKNSTKKSVEELLGIIIEKIETDDYIYDYFDFNWHLLPIRPIIIGGDDITFVCPGKLGIYFAKIFMEKFAEKEGTKGDEKIQLSSCAGVAITKTKYPFYRGYELAEDLCKNAKKESRKKKEENSSWLDFHLAYGGLSGELDDIRRANYEVTTGYLCLRPYRVVGNENDYRNFSKCIKGIKHFKGMDDGAEAEKPEQKGWPNSKIKELREVLTMGSNSAKIFIQEMSYRGRTLPEIEGYPECKDTGWLCENKKQFTPYFDMLELMEIYPIKLEEKEVSDVQL; via the coding sequence GTGGGGTATATTGGAGGCGGAAACGCACTTCTTTTTTTAAATGATCAAGAAAAGGCAAAAGATCTCGCAAAAGAGTGGTCAAAAGAACTTTTAATAAATACTCCGGGACTGAATCCGAATATTGCAATTTGCGCAATTGATGATGGATACCTGAACAATAAAGACAAATTTCCGGATATCATTACCAAAATATTTAAACAGCTGACTGAAAACAAATTAAAATACCAGCCTCAGACAACTTTACCCAGACATGGGATAACCGCCGAGTGCAATAGGACGGGGCTGTCGGCTGAATGTTTGGATAAAACAATGAAAGATAAAAAAGTTTACATTTCTTCAGTTGCCAGGGCGAAATTAGCTGTTGCTGATGCTGCAACCGATAAATTACATGAGGATTTTAAAAAAGTTTTAAAGCAAATATATAAGTTTCCCAAAGAGTTTGAAGAACTTGGACAGTGCGATGACGACAGCCACATAGCCATCGTACATATTGATGGAAATAGCATGGGTTCTGCATTCAAATCATGTAAAACACTTCGAGAAATACGAAACCTCTCTAAATCAGTAAAAAATTCAACAAAGAAATCAGTGGAAGAGCTTTTAGGAATTATAATCGAAAAGATAGAAACGGACGATTATATTTATGATTATTTTGATTTCAATTGGCACCTTTTACCAATCAGGCCTATAATCATAGGCGGGGATGATATTACTTTCGTATGTCCCGGAAAACTAGGAATCTACTTTGCTAAGATTTTCATGGAAAAGTTTGCTGAAAAGGAAGGTACGAAAGGAGATGAGAAGATACAGCTGTCATCCTGCGCAGGTGTAGCCATCACTAAAACAAAATATCCTTTCTATCGTGGTTACGAATTAGCTGAAGATCTCTGCAAGAATGCTAAAAAAGAATCCAGAAAGAAGAAGGAAGAAAACAGTTCCTGGCTGGATTTTCACCTTGCATATGGGGGTCTCTCAGGGGAACTGGACGACATCCGCAGAGCCAATTACGAAGTAACTACTGGATACCTTTGTCTTAGACCTTACAGAGTTGTTGGTAATGAAAACGATTATCGGAACTTTTCCAAATGCATAAAGGGTATCAAGCATTTCAAAGGAATGGATGACGGCGCAGAGGCTGAAAAACCCGAGCAAAAAGGATGGCCTAATTCCAAAATTAAAGAATTAAGAGAAGTACTGACGATGGGCTCCAACTCTGCTAAAATTTTCATTCAAGAAATGAGTTATCGAGGTCGTACTTTGCCTGAAATTGAGGGATATCC
- a CDS encoding reverse transcriptase domain-containing protein has translation MKDEVLYTAWKSLNRTTKGTGVDSLTIQQVEASGIENFIRAVKKELEINRYAADEVRRVEIPKRNGETRQLGILTLKDRLVQGAVKLVLEPIFEADFENCSYGYRAYRSAKLASLEVYKWLEAGSTHYLKGDIEDCFDSIPHDKLMKILKTRIEDKLILSLVQDWLKKGSQAGSSGKASGKASGKGLLQGGIISPLLVNFYLDQFDNHWTEIGLKNVEGESIEHLVRFSDDFVVLSKEWIDPERIKAFMGDLGLELNKEKTYVGTAANGFEFVGFYFEVIEEENGAGSVIRVMPTEGSIEKVVESIENIVSAESINNKEGVENVFSVNENKVKALNTVINNIYNVVDPWVNYYKHTDYAAGLERIEQCFNKKIKEFI, from the coding sequence TTGAAAGACGAGGTCCTGTACACGGCCTGGAAGAGCCTTAACAGAACCACAAAGGGTACAGGTGTGGATTCCCTTACCATCCAGCAGGTAGAGGCTTCAGGGATTGAAAACTTCATCCGGGCAGTAAAGAAGGAACTTGAAATAAATCGGTATGCTGCTGACGAAGTCCGAAGGGTCGAAATCCCCAAACGAAACGGGGAGACAAGGCAGCTTGGAATTTTAACCCTTAAAGACCGGCTTGTCCAGGGAGCTGTAAAACTCGTCCTTGAGCCTATTTTTGAAGCTGATTTTGAAAACTGCTCCTACGGCTACAGGGCGTATAGGTCTGCAAAACTTGCCAGCCTTGAAGTTTACAAATGGCTCGAAGCCGGAAGCACCCATTACTTAAAGGGAGATATAGAGGACTGTTTTGACAGCATCCCCCATGATAAACTGATGAAGATCCTTAAAACGAGAATCGAAGACAAATTGATACTTTCCCTTGTCCAGGACTGGCTCAAGAAAGGCTCACAGGCAGGCAGCTCCGGAAAAGCTTCCGGAAAAGCTTCCGGAAAAGGGCTGCTCCAGGGCGGGATAATCTCTCCACTTCTTGTAAACTTCTACCTGGACCAGTTCGACAACCACTGGACTGAGATCGGGCTCAAGAATGTTGAAGGAGAATCAATAGAGCACCTTGTGCGTTTTTCCGATGACTTTGTGGTCCTTTCAAAGGAGTGGATAGACCCGGAAAGGATAAAGGCTTTTATGGGCGACCTGGGCCTCGAATTGAATAAAGAAAAGACCTATGTCGGGACTGCCGCAAATGGGTTTGAATTCGTGGGGTTCTACTTTGAGGTAATTGAAGAGGAAAACGGGGCTGGAAGCGTTATAAGAGTTATGCCTACTGAAGGGTCTATTGAGAAGGTCGTCGAGAGCATCGAGAATATTGTGAGTGCTGAGAGCATAAATAATAAAGAAGGAGTAGAAAATGTCTTTTCCGTCAATGAAAATAAGGTTAAGGCTCTGAATACTGTAATTAATAATATTTATAATGTTGTTGACCCCTGGGTGAACTATTACAAACATACCGATTATGCAGCCGGGCTTGAAAGAATTGAACAGTGTTTCAATAAAAAAATTAAAGAATTTATTTAA
- the cas1 gene encoding CRISPR-associated endonuclease Cas1, protein MVDEYGTYIHKKSNRFIFVDKTEKLLKKGFSADKVSQILIYTGAAVTADAIELAVKKGIDIVYLDRMGKPFARTYSCGQENSATVQRYQARAYDDGKGIFLMSSMIGAKIRNQAYFLKSLAKNRDNERLAGQAERIMSQAEKIKKRAEEWGYIEEARDSLFGIEGEASRIYFQALSNVLPEAVYSGTRTKRPPGDLFNAMLSYGYGILYTEVEKACILSGLNPYMGFLHTDLPGKPSLVLDLIEEFRQPVVDRSVLSLISKNLVTKNDLKPVEGGFYLNRAGRHKTLEAVSERLAKVINYRDFRHSFSSLVLLQARAVSKFLTGERNGYAPFVYWR, encoded by the coding sequence ATTGTTGATGAATATGGGACTTATATACATAAGAAAAGCAATCGGTTTATTTTCGTGGATAAGACTGAAAAGTTGCTTAAAAAGGGCTTTTCGGCAGATAAGGTCTCACAGATCCTGATTTACACGGGAGCTGCAGTTACTGCTGATGCAATCGAGCTTGCGGTCAAAAAAGGAATTGACATCGTTTACCTGGACAGGATGGGGAAGCCTTTTGCAAGGACTTATTCTTGCGGACAGGAAAACTCTGCAACCGTACAGCGCTACCAGGCAAGAGCTTATGATGACGGGAAAGGGATTTTTCTTATGAGCTCTATGATCGGGGCTAAAATCCGGAATCAGGCTTATTTTTTAAAGAGTTTGGCAAAAAACAGAGACAATGAGCGTCTGGCAGGACAGGCAGAAAGGATCATGTCCCAGGCAGAAAAAATAAAAAAGCGGGCTGAAGAATGGGGCTATATCGAAGAAGCAAGGGATAGTCTCTTCGGGATTGAAGGCGAAGCTTCACGGATTTACTTTCAGGCCCTATCAAACGTCCTTCCCGAAGCCGTGTACTCGGGGACGAGAACAAAAAGGCCGCCCGGAGACCTTTTCAACGCAATGCTCAGTTACGGGTACGGTATCCTCTATACAGAAGTGGAAAAAGCCTGCATACTCTCAGGCCTTAACCCCTACATGGGTTTCCTGCATACCGACCTGCCGGGAAAGCCTTCCCTCGTCCTTGACCTGATTGAAGAATTCCGGCAGCCGGTTGTGGACAGGTCTGTGCTCAGCCTGATTTCAAAAAATCTGGTAACAAAAAACGACCTTAAACCGGTTGAAGGCGGTTTTTACCTGAACAGGGCTGGAAGGCATAAAACTCTGGAAGCCGTCTCCGAAAGGCTGGCAAAGGTTATAAATTATCGGGACTTCAGGCACTCTTTTTCCAGCCTCGTCCTGCTGCAGGCAAGGGCGGTTTCAAAATTCCTGACTGGTGAAAGAAACGGTTATGCTCCTTTTGTTTACTGGAGATAA
- the cas2 gene encoding CRISPR-associated endonuclease Cas2: MFLWLVYDITDNSLRNKVSEKCLDFGLYRFQKSVFFGELEQEKMYSLAEEIEQVLDHEEGTEEDSVLLSPVCTACLGKRLVIGKNFDIDTYAEKECLFIAE; the protein is encoded by the coding sequence ATGTTTTTATGGCTTGTCTATGACATAACCGATAACAGCCTCCGGAACAAAGTTTCGGAAAAGTGCCTGGACTTCGGGCTCTACAGGTTCCAGAAAAGCGTATTTTTCGGGGAGCTGGAACAGGAAAAGATGTATTCCCTTGCAGAAGAAATCGAACAGGTCCTTGACCATGAGGAAGGTACCGAAGAAGATTCCGTGCTCCTTTCACCGGTTTGCACAGCCTGCCTTGGAAAAAGGCTTGTAATCGGGAAAAACTTCGACATTGACACATACGCAGAAAAAGAATGCTTATTTATTGCTGAATGA
- a CDS encoding HFX_2341 family transcriptional regulator domain-containing protein, producing MAVMIATLGGSGDIIKLGVRLMENVDKVLIVAGKPLYELYPESEIKEGTEIVNPPEKASELTKLLDGFGIGVETFKVDPFNFKECLITIIELIHSQPEGVEVVLNVTGGTKILSLAAMSAAGMCRCKAFVIQEKGNGSIKLELPMPDSGYFEKIGKQGKKILSYLMQEEKKLKKPLEQCSDEKLKPFITKNIANHLGVTPQTITPTLKALEFSGLLSSRKGAVKRGEPAGGKSGVKIWSLTDEGKIYAAYFSKEKLRMI from the coding sequence ATGGCTGTGATGATTGCAACCCTCGGAGGGTCTGGAGATATAATAAAACTGGGAGTCCGGCTGATGGAAAATGTAGATAAGGTCCTGATTGTTGCCGGAAAGCCCTTATACGAACTTTATCCTGAATCTGAAATCAAAGAAGGTACGGAAATTGTAAATCCCCCGGAAAAAGCTTCAGAACTCACTAAGCTCCTTGACGGGTTTGGAATCGGTGTGGAAACTTTCAAAGTAGACCCTTTTAATTTTAAAGAGTGCCTGATTACGATAATTGAGCTGATCCATTCCCAGCCTGAAGGTGTTGAAGTTGTTTTAAACGTAACAGGCGGAACAAAAATTCTATCCCTTGCAGCCATGAGTGCTGCAGGCATGTGCCGCTGCAAAGCTTTCGTTATCCAGGAAAAAGGAAACGGAAGCATCAAACTTGAACTCCCAATGCCTGATTCCGGCTATTTCGAAAAAATAGGAAAGCAGGGAAAGAAGATCCTCTCCTACCTTATGCAGGAAGAAAAGAAGCTGAAAAAGCCCCTCGAGCAGTGCAGTGATGAAAAACTCAAGCCCTTCATAACTAAAAATATAGCAAACCACCTCGGAGTCACCCCCCAGACCATCACCCCAACCCTCAAGGCCCTGGAATTTTCCGGGCTTCTCTCCAGCAGGAAAGGCGCAGTAAAAAGAGGAGAGCCCGCAGGAGGGAAATCTGGAGTAAAAATCTGGAGTCTGACAGATGAAGGAAAGATTTATGCTGCCTATTTCAGTAAGGAAAAGCTTCGCATGATATAA
- a CDS encoding Fic family protein, whose protein sequence is MLESSGHSNVYIRGCPIEVGNAETLEEDLQRLIDGYYADIAAKKHPFECAVLFHQAFEALHPFTGGNK, encoded by the coding sequence ATGCTGGAAAGTTCAGGACACTCAAATGTGTATATTCGTGGCTGTCCTATCGAGGTTGGAAACGCTGAGACTCTTGAGGAAGACTTGCAGAGGCTAATTGATGGTTATTATGCCGATATCGCAGCTAAGAAACATCCTTTCGAGTGTGCTGTCTTATTTCATCAAGCATTTGAAGCTTTACATCCATTTACGGGCGGGAATAAGTAG
- a CDS encoding metal-binding protein, translating to MFYKNLRKYADRLNEKRFRVRYILSSIKTVFRMPNGKAHTKINIALLFGILLGLHTHYIKAHIPPEYLEFDIIAIFSFALIFGTYYLSPDLDTKSEPFKRWGILKYIWWPYQKIFKHRGKLHHPFSGPIIIISTVSLFIIAPVVKLFDFDITQIPIEYLISLLTGIVVSIESHIVADIIYTRAKTKSTKIKKKLKNIHTSRS from the coding sequence ATGTTTTACAAAAATTTGAGGAAGTATGCTGACCGGTTAAATGAGAAGAGGTTCCGAGTCAGGTACATACTTTCCAGTATAAAAACGGTGTTCAGAATGCCTAATGGAAAAGCTCATACAAAAATAAACATTGCACTGCTGTTTGGTATATTGCTGGGTTTACACACGCACTATATAAAAGCGCATATTCCACCTGAATATCTTGAATTTGATATTATTGCAATATTTTCGTTTGCACTCATATTCGGGACGTACTATCTAAGTCCTGACCTTGATACCAAAAGCGAGCCCTTCAAAAGATGGGGTATTCTCAAATACATCTGGTGGCCTTATCAAAAAATATTCAAGCACCGTGGAAAACTGCACCACCCATTTTCAGGCCCCATCATAATCATCTCAACTGTAAGTTTATTCATTATAGCACCGGTTGTCAAGTTATTCGACTTCGACATAACTCAGATCCCTATAGAATACCTTATTTCATTGTTGACAGGAATCGTTGTGTCTATTGAATCGCACATAGTTGCAGATATAATTTATACCAGAGCAAAAACAAAATCCACAAAAATAAAAAAGAAACTGAAAAATATTCACACCTCCAGGTCGTAA
- the metX gene encoding homoserine O-acetyltransferase MetX has translation MAVSSGSPSFKSIFSGKKGQSVGIVRSMNYKIPGPFELESGKILHGVRVEYEVYGKMNADKSNVILICHALTGDAHAAGFHQSDRKPGWWDIVIGPNKAFDTEKYCIICSNILGGCKGSTGPSSIDPETGKIYGITFPVITIKDMVNAQRKLVEHLGVKQLFAVAGGSMGGMQVLQWTVSYPEMVKKAIAIATTASTTPQQIAFGAIGRKAITDDPKWNGGDYYGKKIPSQGLALARMIGHITYLSDASMQKKFGRLQRDEDTACMTGSMGSTAGTTGTTGTTLSELSPELSHEFAPNFQVESYLNYQGDNFTKRFDANSYLYITKAVDYFDLSKNGSLIEGFSGVTAKYLVISISSDWLYPPYQSQEIVSALTANGVDARYEEIRSQYGHDAFLLEEGQLSYLIRSFLSEVLVSDVMNRNFYTVSRDETIEHASRLMVKECVSHLPVISEDGKLEGIVTSWDITKAVACKINELDEIITRDVKYVYEDERIEHASSIMEKHSISALPVIDSKHRVIGIVTSESISALISD, from the coding sequence ATGGCAGTTTCTTCCGGAAGCCCTTCTTTTAAAAGTATCTTCTCGGGGAAAAAAGGTCAGAGCGTCGGGATAGTCCGCTCAATGAACTATAAAATCCCCGGACCTTTCGAACTTGAAAGCGGAAAAATCCTTCACGGTGTAAGGGTAGAGTACGAAGTCTACGGAAAAATGAATGCTGACAAAAGCAATGTTATCCTGATCTGCCACGCCCTTACAGGAGATGCTCATGCTGCCGGATTCCACCAGAGTGACAGAAAACCCGGTTGGTGGGACATTGTAATCGGTCCAAACAAGGCATTTGATACTGAAAAATACTGCATAATCTGTTCAAATATTCTCGGAGGCTGTAAAGGCTCTACAGGTCCCTCCTCCATAGACCCTGAAACAGGAAAAATTTACGGCATTACTTTTCCTGTAATCACTATCAAAGATATGGTAAATGCCCAGAGAAAACTGGTTGAGCACCTTGGAGTAAAACAACTTTTTGCGGTTGCAGGTGGTTCCATGGGCGGAATGCAGGTGCTTCAATGGACAGTAAGCTATCCCGAGATGGTGAAAAAAGCAATCGCAATAGCGACAACAGCATCTACAACCCCGCAGCAAATAGCATTCGGAGCAATCGGCAGGAAAGCCATAACCGATGACCCTAAATGGAACGGAGGGGACTATTACGGAAAAAAGATCCCGTCCCAGGGCCTCGCACTTGCCCGCATGATAGGACATATTACATACCTGAGCGACGCTTCAATGCAAAAGAAGTTCGGAAGGCTCCAGCGGGATGAAGATACGGCATGCATGACAGGCAGCATGGGCAGCACCGCAGGCACAACAGGTACAACAGGCACGACTTTGTCTGAACTCTCTCCGGAACTTTCCCATGAATTCGCTCCAAACTTCCAGGTTGAAAGCTACCTGAACTATCAGGGAGATAATTTTACAAAGCGCTTTGATGCCAACTCGTACCTCTATATTACAAAAGCCGTGGACTACTTCGACCTCTCAAAGAACGGCTCCCTTATAGAAGGCTTCTCCGGAGTTACTGCAAAATACCTTGTAATCTCCATATCCTCTGACTGGCTCTACCCTCCTTACCAGTCTCAGGAGATCGTATCAGCCCTTACCGCAAACGGAGTCGATGCCAGGTATGAAGAAATCAGGTCCCAGTACGGGCACGACGCTTTCCTGCTTGAAGAGGGGCAGCTAAGTTATCTGATAAGAAGCTTCCTTTCCGAGGTCCTTGTAAGTGATGTCATGAACCGGAATTTCTATACGGTTTCAAGAGACGAAACAATCGAGCACGCATCAAGGCTGATGGTAAAGGAATGTGTGAGCCACCTGCCTGTCATATCGGAGGACGGAAAACTCGAAGGCATAGTCACTTCCTGGGACATTACAAAAGCAGTAGCATGTAAAATCAATGAACTGGACGAAATCATAACACGGGATGTAAAGTACGTATACGAAGACGAAAGGATTGAACATGCATCCTCAATAATGGAAAAACATTCGATTTCCGCACTCCCCGTAATAGATTCCAAGCACCGTGTAATAGGCATTGTTACAAGTGAGAGTATAAGTGCGCTTATTTCTGATTAA
- the nadA gene encoding quinolinate synthase NadA — translation MEDQLIIEEIKRLKEERNAIILSHFYTRREVQEVADFVGDSLSLCRAAVNSKADVIVFAGVHFMAESASILSPEKLVLLPVPDAGCPMADMVTVKALREEKEKHPDAAVVCYVNSSAAVKAESNICCTSANAVNVVNSIKNREIIFVPDKNLGAFVSLHTNKKIHLWPGFCHVHDNISEDDIHNLQNLHPDAEFLAHPECRPEVLRLADHILSTTGIVKLVEKSGSREFIIGTEKELFEKLKRKHPNKKFYPPSEKARCYNMKKITLESILNSLENMEYEVNVPEHIRVKAKKALDRMIEIDGS, via the coding sequence ATGGAAGATCAGTTAATTATAGAAGAAATAAAAAGACTTAAAGAAGAAAGAAACGCGATAATTCTCTCCCATTTCTACACACGCAGGGAAGTACAGGAAGTTGCGGATTTCGTCGGAGATTCCCTCTCCCTCTGCAGGGCAGCAGTGAATTCAAAAGCCGACGTCATAGTTTTTGCAGGCGTCCATTTCATGGCAGAGTCTGCATCGATTCTTTCTCCTGAAAAGTTAGTCCTTTTACCAGTCCCGGATGCGGGCTGCCCTATGGCAGATATGGTCACTGTGAAGGCTCTCAGGGAAGAAAAAGAAAAACATCCTGATGCAGCGGTTGTTTGCTACGTAAACAGTTCAGCTGCCGTAAAAGCGGAATCGAATATTTGCTGCACATCTGCAAATGCCGTAAACGTGGTAAATTCAATAAAAAACAGGGAAATTATTTTTGTTCCGGACAAAAACCTTGGTGCTTTTGTGTCCCTTCATACCAATAAAAAAATACACCTCTGGCCCGGGTTCTGCCACGTTCATGATAATATCAGCGAAGATGACATACATAATTTACAAAACCTGCATCCTGATGCGGAGTTTCTCGCACATCCGGAATGCAGGCCTGAAGTCCTGCGCCTTGCAGACCATATTCTCAGCACCACCGGAATAGTGAAACTGGTAGAAAAATCAGGTTCCAGAGAATTTATTATAGGGACCGAGAAAGAGCTTTTTGAAAAATTGAAAAGAAAACACCCGAATAAAAAATTCTATCCTCCTTCTGAAAAGGCTCGTTGTTATAATATGAAAAAAATTACCCTAGAATCCATCCTGAACAGTCTTGAGAACATGGAATATGAAGTCAATGTTCCGGAGCATATAAGGGTAAAAGCAAAAAAGGCGCTTGACAGAATGATTGAAATCGACGGAAGTTAA
- the nifU gene encoding Fe-S cluster assembly scaffold protein NifU, with protein MDYSAKVMDHFSDPRNMGSIENCDGVGEVGNAKCGDIMKIFLKVEEDRIVDVKFQTFGCGAAIASSSMATELIKGKTLKEAWQLSNKAVAEALDGLPPIKMHCSMLAEEAIHEAINDYLRKKGLEPWTE; from the coding sequence ATGGATTACAGCGCTAAAGTGATGGATCATTTTTCGGATCCCAGAAACATGGGAAGCATTGAAAACTGTGATGGAGTAGGAGAAGTAGGAAACGCGAAATGCGGAGACATAATGAAGATATTCCTTAAAGTAGAGGAAGATCGGATTGTCGATGTGAAGTTCCAGACCTTCGGGTGCGGGGCTGCGATTGCGTCAAGCAGTATGGCAACCGAACTTATTAAAGGAAAAACACTCAAAGAAGCCTGGCAACTTTCAAATAAAGCAGTTGCAGAAGCACTCGATGGGCTTCCTCCTATAAAGATGCACTGTTCTATGCTTGCAGAAGAGGCGATCCATGAGGCAATTAACGATTATCTGCGGAAAAAAGGACTTGAGCCGTGGACAGAGTGA
- the nifS gene encoding cysteine desulfurase NifS: MTVENRTIYMDNSATTPVRKEVVEEMLPYLTENFGNPSSIYDPGKVSKRAIEEARKKVASAIGAEENEIYFTSGGTESDNWAVKGAAFANTNKGKHIITSSIEHHAVLYACKWLEGQGFEITYLPVDKYGMVSPEDLRNAIRDDTILISLMLANNEIGTIQPVEEIGRIAREKRICFHTDAVQAIGHVPIDVKKMNIDLLSLSGHKFGGPKGCGALYIRKGTKIESLLHGGAQERKRRAGTENVPAIVGLGKAIELAIDELEEENKTLLEMRERLIEGLLKIPKTHLNGHPTERLANNVNVTFEYIEGESLLLLLNAKGIFASTGSACNSTSLEPSHVLTACGVPHEIVHGSLRLSLGRMNTPEEVERVLEVLPEIVQKLRNMSPLTPREYRTL; encoded by the coding sequence ATGACAGTGGAAAACAGGACCATTTACATGGATAACTCTGCTACGACTCCTGTAAGAAAAGAAGTTGTCGAAGAGATGCTTCCCTACCTGACAGAAAACTTCGGAAACCCTTCCTCTATTTATGATCCTGGAAAAGTCTCAAAGCGTGCAATAGAAGAGGCAAGAAAAAAGGTTGCGAGCGCCATCGGGGCAGAAGAGAATGAGATCTATTTCACGTCCGGAGGTACGGAGTCCGATAACTGGGCAGTAAAGGGGGCAGCCTTTGCAAATACGAACAAAGGAAAGCACATAATTACAAGCTCTATCGAACACCACGCTGTCCTGTACGCCTGTAAATGGCTTGAAGGGCAGGGGTTTGAGATTACTTACCTTCCTGTTGACAAATACGGAATGGTATCACCAGAGGATCTGAGAAATGCAATTCGGGACGACACTATACTCATTTCCTTAATGCTTGCAAACAACGAGATAGGGACGATTCAGCCTGTTGAGGAAATCGGAAGAATCGCAAGGGAGAAAAGGATATGTTTTCACACGGATGCGGTGCAGGCAATAGGGCACGTTCCCATAGATGTTAAAAAAATGAATATTGACCTCTTATCTCTTTCAGGCCATAAGTTCGGAGGACCAAAGGGCTGCGGGGCGCTTTACATAAGAAAAGGAACAAAAATCGAATCCCTTCTCCACGGTGGAGCCCAGGAAAGAAAACGCAGGGCAGGCACGGAGAACGTCCCGGCTATTGTTGGTCTCGGAAAAGCCATAGAACTTGCAATAGATGAGCTTGAAGAGGAGAATAAAACCCTTCTTGAGATGAGAGAACGCCTGATTGAGGGACTTCTGAAGATCCCTAAAACCCATCTTAACGGGCATCCCACGGAAAGGCTTGCAAACAATGTGAATGTCACATTCGAATACATAGAAGGAGAATCTCTCCTGCTGCTCCTGAATGCAAAAGGAATCTTTGCATCCACAGGAAGCGCATGCAATTCTACATCTCTCGAGCCATCGCATGTGCTTACAGCCTGTGGAGTTCCGCACGAGATTGTTCACGGTTCCCTGAGGTTGAGCCTTGGGAGAATGAATACCCCTGAAGAAGTGGAGAGAGTGCTTGAAGTTCTGCCCGAAATTGTTCAGAAGCTCAGGAATATGTCGCCATTGACTCCTCGGGAGTACAGGACCCTTTAA
- a CDS encoding transcriptional regulator, whose amino-acid sequence MVIMETPCQKIVWDLVPTIRASLAIELVNKGQSQAASAKLLGIAPSAVSQYISGKRGYRIEFQGETKELIEKLAQDLIDNAVDDFVPRICKICVSARGIESNCNSTCGPKEQEQNEPTE is encoded by the coding sequence ATGGTAATTATGGAAACTCCGTGTCAGAAGATTGTGTGGGATCTGGTTCCCACAATAAGGGCCAGTCTCGCAATCGAACTTGTAAACAAAGGACAGTCACAGGCGGCTTCCGCAAAGCTGCTGGGGATTGCCCCATCGGCAGTTTCCCAGTATATTTCGGGGAAAAGAGGGTACAGGATAGAGTTCCAGGGCGAGACAAAAGAATTGATTGAAAAACTTGCCCAGGACCTGATAGACAATGCTGTCGACGACTTTGTTCCAAGGATTTGCAAGATTTGCGTAAGTGCAAGAGGAATTGAGAGTAACTGCAATAGTACCTGCGGTCCGAAAGAACAAGAACAGAATGAACCAACAGAATAA